In Gimesia sp., the genomic stretch TTCAGGCAGTGAGCTTCTATTACGCACAGCTGTCTGCACAGAAATTCCGAAAGAACTGAGCGGGATCAGTCACTCAGAGCTGGATGCAGAACGCGAGGCGCATAAAAAGGGGTCAGGACTCTATTCTGTTTTTATTCTCACTGGTTTCTGCTAGACTTTGAGTATGCCCAGAGCCAAACGAATTTGTCCTGCCGGTGAGGTGTTTCATGTACTGAACCGGTCTGTTGCGCGGCTGACTCTGTTTGAGAAGCCGGACGATTATGCTGCGTTCATGCGAGTCGTCGAGGAAACGTGGCAGAAGAATCCGCTGCCGATCTTTGCGATGTCCGTGATGCCCAACCACTGGCACTTTGTCGTGCGACCTACCACGGATACCCAGTTAACGGACTTCTTCCGGCGGCTCACCGTCACTCACACGATGCGCTGGCACGCTCATTACGCGACGGGCGGCACCGGGCATCTCTATCAGGGACGCTTCAAATCGTTTCCGATTCAATCGGACGACCATTTACTAACCGTCATGCGTTATGTCGAACGCAACCCATTGCGGGCGAATCTGGTCCAGCAGGCAGAGGAGTGGGAGTACGGCTCCGCCTGGACCCGGCAACAAAAACAAGACAAGCCGGAATGGTTGGCGACACTCAAGAATCCGCAGTTGCCACGGAACTGGCGGTCACTGGTCAACAACCCCCAGACCGACGCCGAGCTGGCGGCCCTGCGAAAATGCATCGTCCGCGGCACACCTTTCGGCAACGAAAAATGGACCAGCAACACTGTCCAAAGGCTATCACTGGAAAGCACCACCCGCCCCCGGGGTAGACCACGCACCAGAAAAGAGTCCTGACCCCTTTATGGCTCCTGGAACCGCATCAGAAGCGCACCCGCTATGGCGGCAAAAGCACGGGGCCGAACTGTGATGGCGTGTTGCGGATCGCGACCAATCTGCTGGACGTTCCCGCGGAGATCATTGCATTGATGTATCGTTATCGCTGGACCATTGAAATCTTCTTCCGTTTCTTCAAGCACATACTGGGCTGTCGCCATCTGTTGAACAGGTCGCAAAACGGCATCGAAATTCAGACTTACTGTGCGATCATCGCCAGCATGCTGATCAGTCTGTGGACCGGACGCAAGCCGACCTTGAGAACCTATGAAATGATCTGCTGGTATTTCACCGGCATGTGCGACGAAGAAGAACTGTTGTCGCACATTTCCCGATTGCAAAAACAGAACGATTGAACGCGGGTCGCCAGTACGTCTCGTCTGCTTTACTTCACGCTGCGCCGATTTATCTGAGAACAAGTACTCGTAATACCACTCCGCAGATTTTACAATCACTCAAGACCCTGATCCTGAAATCAGCCGCCGTGAGCAACCGCCGGGCCGAACAGGATTGGACCTGACCCCTTTATTTATCCACAAATGAGAGGTAAACCATGCTAACAAAAAGATTAGTTTTCTCAATCTATTGTCTAATTTGTATTATTAGTACTGCGATAGCAACAGCGTGTATCAATAGTAGCAATAAACCATTCTCCAAAAGGGGGGATCCAGTATTAGACAACTCGGATGTGATTTGGCATGGAACTTTTTTCGGTCTGGAACCACA encodes the following:
- a CDS encoding transposase, which codes for MPRAKRICPAGEVFHVLNRSVARLTLFEKPDDYAAFMRVVEETWQKNPLPIFAMSVMPNHWHFVVRPTTDTQLTDFFRRLTVTHTMRWHAHYATGGTGHLYQGRFKSFPIQSDDHLLTVMRYVERNPLRANLVQQAEEWEYGSAWTRQQKQDKPEWLATLKNPQLPRNWRSLVNNPQTDAELAALRKCIVRGTPFGNEKWTSNTVQRLSLESTTRPRGRPRTRKES